AACTGGGAGAAATCgtttttttaatgggaaaatTGTGCGCATTTGTGTCCTTTTATGTCTCCAGACGCACCAGTGTGTGGTGCTCATTTAGCCGTGATGACATCACGATGAGGACTGTGGGGGGGACACTGGTGTTTTATACGCGAAACAAACCCCCAAATCCACACTGTGCAAAACTGATTGACATGCAACTATAGATGTTTtgattggtggtggtggtggtggtggtggtggtgtccaATAATCGATTATTGCAGGAGCACGCGCAGCCTATACCTGGAGAAAACTGGTAACAGATGCGATTGCAAATTGATTTGTTATATCGAGGACTGTCtgatctctctctttcactctttatttctctttatccttcatgcatctctctctctttctctccatcatccCTCCTTCTCATTACCTGCACAGAGAGAGTCAGTCTTTATgagtgtttttaaatcaacctcAAACAAAGTCCACCTGTGCGTCGGTCAGAGGAGAATCGGAGAGAGAGATTCTGGCAGCTGTCTGTCTCGTGTGTACTTTTCCAGCACGCTCAAATATCTCAATGCTTTCTccacatttgtgtgtgtcagtgcgTGGCTCGTGGTGTGGAATATTGAACTGCTGTTTATTCTTGTTGTGGCTGGATGTGGCTATGGCAGACAACTCGTGATCACATTGAttattctgccttttttttctgtggttaTTGTCACATTGTCCtgcttgtcctcctcctcctcctggctgGCTTAATGTACTCAATGTTGCTGTTTTGCATAATGCATAAACGCGCTCTGTATAATGTGTCTGGTGCGCGTCGCCGATATTATAACGCTGTCTAGACGCGCGTGTCCTTTTATTAATAGAGAGCTAAGAAAAAGTCCCCCCACCACCAAAAACAGCAACTTTGCATTGTTTCCCAGTGAAGCCACAGCTTCCCACTGAAAACCTCACAGAGAGCAACAAGCATTGATCATTTACTGGGCCATAAATCTCAGCTATATTGGCATACCTGTAATAAAGATAATGTCTGGTTTTTAAGGCATGACCTCTGTTGACTGAGAGGTTGGAATCAGCTACAAGGAGAGCCTGTGGTTTCATCATTACCTTATATTGATTTTATCAAtgtggtgagaaaaaaaatgtgtagtgTCCTATAAAAGCCAGTAGATTATTTATTTcccatcattatttattatttatttcccatCATTATTATACCACAAACAATAGCTGCCAGCTTCAATTACCTCCTGCATGTTCTGATTTAGGCATTTTAAGTGAGCTTGCATATGTGAGAATTAGGCCTATGATATTTGATATTActgatatattgtttttttatttttaaagaaaagtctGGCTGGAAGACTGGTgatatttcctcttttttttctcctgtgtgtctgagtgtgtatTGTTCTGAGGCGGCGAGGAAGGGAAATAAGTGCTCACACAAACTTCTCTTTTTTATTCCTCgttttttgaaaagaaaattaagctcattgaaaatgaaattgaagattcttaaaatgaaaatgaagcttttgaaaagaaaaaaaaaaaagaaatatgatgAACAGCAGTCagtgaaaatgtgtcattatGTTATTtgtcataaaataaatagattagaTAAAACAAAATTGGACATCAATGAGCTCATCTAGGATGTGGGTCAATGGAGGCACTTAGCTGGGAgccgttcattcattcattcagagtATATGTAGCGGCAAGACTGTTTATTTAATTGCAACAATGAAGAGAGAATTGTTTCAGTGGAGGTCATAATGATCGTGTTAACAGGAGTCACAGCAACAGTCACTCATTTAAAGTATAGTGGTGAGATTTAATCTAACCCTCTCTTTATTGTTTTAGTGTCGTCTGTAGATATGAGGTGCAGCAACATGTTGCCCCTGTTAACATGGATGAAGGAGTGAAGCACTCCCAGAGTCGCTCATTCATTTCAGCATCAGTGAGTGAGAGCAGATCAGGCTGTTTGGTGCTGCAGCGTTTGTGTTCTTTTGCCTCGTTCTGCTTTCCTTTCCATCCATTTCTGGCCGCTGCTCTCTGCTCCCGTCTGTGATGGGAATACTGAGTAAGATGCTATTTAATTTCAGAAAAGGCTGCTGACGCTCTTTGTGAGCCAGGCAGCAGTGAATaagcacacattcacacttgtTTAACTGTGTGTATACATCCCTATCAGATAGCCAAATGGAGACATCTTTTTAACATAACATATGTCGGACTGATTGGTATGCAGGGTGAGCCTGTTGGACGGCTCACAAATTGTCTCTCTTCAGAAATCTACAGTCAATACTCTCCGCTGATTTTGAGAACAATGCGACTGCACAGAGTGTTTACCATCCCTGCAGGATGTTTGCAATTTGAAACTCCACTGACTTCACACTCGGAAAATAAATAGTTGCATACGAATCCATTACATTTACTTTCAAAATTGTAATTACTGAATTTGCTTTGTATACTTTTGTGAAAGAGGACAATATAAATTTAAATTCTCATGCATTTTTTACATGAATTCATTCAATTTGGGGAAAAGAGAGGATCGCATTTGAAAGTGTAAAGATTTGTGGATTTGTTCTGCACAATGTTTTTTGCCGTTGCACCCGAATTTACCATAActgatttctctctttttccttctgTTTCTCCGTCCAGGTTTCATCTTGTTTACAAAGATAGCTAAAATCACTGCTGAGCGGGGAAGGCGAGCCTCATGAGTCGGCCTCGTGGATTTCATCGCCATAATGGATTTGTCTAAAATGGGTATGATCCAGCTCCAGAACCCCAACCACCCCAGTGCCCTGCTGCAGAAGGCCAACCAGATGCGTCTGGCCGGCACTCTGTGTGACGTGGTCATCATGGTGGACAGCCAGGAGTTCCACGCTCACCGGACGGTGCTAGCCTGCACAAGCAAAATGTTTGAGATCCTCTTCCACCGCAGCAGCCAGCATTACACCCTGGACTTTCTTTCACCAAAGACGTTTCAGCAGATTTTGGAGTATGCTTACACTGCCACCCTCCAGGCCAAGGTGGAGGACTTGGATGACCTCCTCTATGCAGCGGAGATCCTGGAGATTGAATACCTGGAAGAGCAATGCCTCAAGATCCTGGAAACCATCCAGTCCTCAGATGACAACGACGTGGAGGTGAATGTTAACGACGGGAGcacagaggaggatgaggagcgCAAAGGCCAGAATGGAGCCAAGAACTCCAAAAAGCATTCCATGCAGAGTCCCTATCTGACGAGTTCCCAGCAAGTCGCCCTCATGGCTGGCATGGTGGACCAGAGTCCCTCAGTCTCCACCTCCTTCGGTATGTCCAACCTGAGTCCCACCAAAGCTGCCGTGGACAGCCTGATGAGCATCGGCCAGTCTCTGCTCCAGCAGGGCTTTGGGGGGGAACAACTTGTCCACAACTCCCACCACCTGATGACTGAGATCAAGACTGAAATGATGCAAGTGGACATGGGTGGCAACGGCCACGACAGCCCTCCCAACATGGAGTCCAGCGCCTCCAGCAACGGTGAGCGAAGCGGGGAGGACAGGAACCGAGACGGCCCGGGGACACCGACCAGGAGCAGCGTAATCACCAGTGCCCGCGGGCTACATTACGTCCGCGACGATGTCATGGGTGACCCTCAAGTTGATGTCAGCCAGATGGGACTGGAAGCGATGGCCGGGATGACGGAGAAACACCTCGCCTCGCTGTACGCcctacctgtcaatcacaaatcAGACGCCCTCATGTCCATGCCGGCGTCCATGGCGGCATCCATGGCCTCCGCTCTTCCCATGTCCCCAGCCCTGGCAATGTCTATGGACTTCAGTGCCTACGGGGCACTGCTGCCTCAGAGCTTCATCCAGAGAGAGTTCTTCAGCAAGCTCGGGGAGCTGGCAGTGGGCATGAAACCAGACGGAAGGAACCAGCACGAACGTTGCAATGTTTGCGGTGCAGAACTACCAGATAATGAAGCTGTGGAGCAGCACAGGTAagccaagttttttttttttctccttccgaGTAGCTGCTTGGTAATTGTTTTGGCCGTGAAATGTATGGTCCTTTTTCAGCTGTTCAGcacagctgttgttttttttgtcaatgaatCACATGGTGGTATGCGAGATTACTTAAGCTGTTTGCATTATGTGCAGCGGAAAGTGAGTCATGTGGCCTCACACTTTCCCAACACCTtactaataatacatattaGTAACATGATTGCTTTGGGTCACAGGCTTCCCTGGGTGTAAGTCACCTGGTTTTGACTTAggaattaaaaaatatacagtacatctttTTCGGGCTTGGTTCATGAGGAATAGAGGACATTAGTTGCTGCCTCTCTTAACACCATTCATTTTGTATGTTAGAGATTataacaaataacaataaataacccATCCATGTGACGTCCTTTGACGGACACAGACTTTAGTTGTGTGTGGCTCGGGCCCACTCCTTCAATAACGGCCCAGGTGACTGCTGTCGTAACATTGTCTAAGACCATTAGTCACGCCTTACAAGATGTGGGCGGCAGCTATCACACACACTTACCAAAGTGGTACCCCCCCTCATCCTGGACCCGACTCACCTCCCCTTTCCCATAACTGCACAAGGGGGGCCCTTATTAGCTTGATAATTAGACTAGACGGTCAGCCCAGGAAATGAGTGCTGAACCTGGGCTCTGAGACCAGGAGGTAGTTCTAGGACATGGGGAGTGGCAATAAATCAGCGCAGCGCTATTTCAATCAATGGATGGAGATaaattaaaacctgaaaacactCTAAATACTCACCTTTTTGCAAAAATGTGTTTCGTTTCATAGTATATGTCATGTCAGTGTATATATCTCTGTCAACATTGTATCAGCCCAGTCAGAGTACAAGCACCTGGTGGAATGTACTTGCATCACTTCTTTATGGATTTTGCACAGTCGGAGTGTTTTTGTGACCGGAGGCCCTTTCTTATGTGAAGGCCACCTTCTCACCCTGTTATGTTTGCTTAAATCAATAGGAATGCACAGTGGTTAAAGTTCACTTGAGGATTTGAATCCCATCACCCCGTCCCCTCATACTCGAGCAAGTATCTTGGCGTGCATGAGTTCAGAGCTGGACTCATTCAGTTCAAGCTCTTTTTAAATCGGTCTCGATGTTGTCTTTAGGAAATACTGAATATTGCAGAATTGATTTTACCCGAGAGAGAGGTGTCATGTTTGCAGCCGTACACCAGTTGTTGTGCagtgtttttctattttatacaAGTATTGAAGTCGGATACtttgtagtttgttttgttggtgTTGGCAGTTACTTCTAAAAAAGTGTACAAATTTGTGTGGCCTTCATGATGAGTGTTCATTATTCATTGAATAAAAGAGGAATTTCAGCGTACATTGACATTATgcgtatttaaaaaaaacaaaaaacagtagaCTGTAGAAGTGAGTTTTGTGCTGCTTATGATCAGTTCTTCCTAAGCAGGCTTAAACAGCAGCTTTATGCACTATAGCTTCCGTGTGAGACACAGTAATGTAGTCTCGCTGTGTTAAAGGACAGGCTACATTAGTCTCTGTCTTGAGAAAAGTCTGGCGTGTGAAATGGTTGCCTGTGTTTCAAGAGGAATTTCATCAATTCGCTCAAGCCGGGAAATCTTGTATCAAAGGAGATTTCCAAACCGTTTCATGCATTGATCTTCCCGCTTCTCCCCGTAGCATACTAATGGGTTAATTTAGACTGGTTGATACACCGACACGACACTGTTTAATATTGTACGCGCCGTCCTGACAGCCTCCTGAAGTGTAGAAATCAAACATTGCATCATCCGCTGTCTGCTTTGCCCGTCCGCACATGAAAGGTCTGCCGCGCTACCCTGAGATGCTTGATAATTCAGACGCTCCTCGTGTCCTCACAAATTCCAATGTGGGTCATTTGATAGCATATCAAGTCCacgctttcttttttttttattcttctgtgTACGAGCCTGTCAAGCTGCCTGATTTCTTTTTGATGTGAATACAAGATGTTTTATTTCAGACGATGCGGAGTCGTGTTCCCTCTGACTAATTACACATCATTTCCCCACCGCCACTGTGTCAGGGTCAGCGCTGCCTCGgcaacaaacacataaaaaaaaagttggcagAGTTCACTTGGAGCAGGCAGGTCAAGTCAAACATGAGTGTAACTGTTTCCAGATGTGGCACAGGTCGTCGGTgtgaggtgtctgtgtgtgtgtgtgtgtgtgtgcgtctatgTTGAAATGAACGCACCAGAAAGTGCCCACTTCCTGTATAAATTTAGTCTCCGCTCCCTTTCATTCCTCTGTGCCCTGGATTGTATCATAAAAAAACACCCCACCCAGACTGAATAGGTTGAGTATCGGCTCCACAAGTGGCGGTCACCCATGGGATGCAGAAATGTATGCCGATAAGATGTGGAAGCACAAGAGATGATACCTTCAAGTATCGAAACCTCAACACTTTATCGCGCAGATCAAAATCAAAAAAAGGAATTGAACATCTAGTCcgatttgtaatttattttacttattcttTAATCACAGAGCTCCACAATGACATCTATATTTAGACTACCTTATTTAGGTTAAGTTATTGTATGGCTGATTGTGTTTATATTATTGTCTTTTTAGGTCAATAAGGTATCAAAGACGTGTTTTTCTGGTGTCAGTAATGCAACTGGAGTATTATATTGGCACTTGTACAGTAAAATGTCAAGCCCTATCTTTATGTTGCCACATCATAAGGCCACATATTATAGGTGTGAGTAATCCCCATCTGACCACAACAACTTTCCCCACCCATATCTCCTCCAGTAGTCCACCCCGCCACCTCCCCTCTGACAAGCCCGAGATTTATTCCTTCAAGGGAGCCCAGGGTGGCTGTTGTTACTGCTTCAGGGAGACAGGATTACAGCAATATTTTAGTAACCCTTGcactgagaaaataatcaacacaaGAAGGGCCTGAGTGATTATTGGGCAAATAGATGCATGATGCAGGGGGCTAATTCTGCAGTGGCGgggggaaagaagaaaaaaaaaaaaaaaaaactccactgcTTGGTATTCCAAACACAGCATCCAATTCACGGGAACTAGCCTTGGGTTTATCTCTTTCACTTAATCGTCCATTCTCATGCAAATGACTGACCCTCGCTGTAATGTACATCACATAAGTGAAAAAAGAGCCTATTTTAAAAGGAGAGCTTTTCCAGCATATAGCCGTTAAACATTACTGATAACCATCAATGCTTTAACTCTGTCTTTTTATAATACAGCctgggttttttttataaagggGGGAGTATGAATGAGACAAGTCAATGAATTCATGCCTCTCCTGTCTGATTTTGCTcgtgttgtttttaatattgaTGGCAGTATTGGGGTACGAGGTGGGGAGGGGTGGTGGAAATAATCACCCCTGCATTAACCTccgcacgcgcacacactcacatcattactttttacacacattcccctcagcagcagcagcagcagcagcagcaaccagcGTTCGCTCTTCCATTTCCTCTCCTTTTGTGGCAAAGGGGTACGCAGGGCGCTCTAATACCCCGGGCCCCAGGTGTTTAAACAGTGGGCCCAAGGCCCTTATCTGTGCATATCAGAGTGGGACAGATAACCCTTGGCACTCCTCCTCAGTAAACCAAGAGCAGATTGAGCCCAGATAGCAGCCCATAGCGTTTGTTGCAGGTGATAACGATGTATGCACACACGCATATGCCCTGCACGATGAGGTGAGGCCAGTGGAAGGTTTACAAGCTGTTTCCCTACACATTGACACTTGTGTGCTTTGGCCACCATCAACCATTAACCACTGCTTTGTTACTATACATTCACGCCATGAGTAACTGGCTTGTTGGGTTCAAATGGCCACTATGATGGCTGCTAGTTGTGCAACTTTGGCTTAAGTTAAAGTACAACAAGTGGTTGGTCGATGCTGGCTTAAAAAGAATCTCTACTGGTTTAGATTTCATTTAATTGAGCAATTTTGAGACTCATCTCTCCACTAAGGAGATGCTAAAGCTTAAAGAGAAGTTTTACTGCTTGTttgcttgattgacaggtgtctTTCACAATCCACTGTGCCGGTTTCCACTTCTTTCCTCAGTTCCGCACAGCACCCTCGTTGCCCAAATGTCTGTTTCTGCGGCGAGCAATTGGCAGtgaatggaaaaataaattgtcaaaaaatTCAACCGTGACCAACGTTTCTCAGATTTGCAGAGAATCCGTGCATtggatgtgttttctgttgggATCTGTAGTAAATGAATGAACGTCTGATGGTGGTTTAAAAACACTGTTGCACTGCTGCACCCATTTTGTGACCGCAGTGGCTGCTGCCATCATCAAACGACATTGATGTCCAACTGTGAAACACTCACCAGATGCAACACAGGCCTCGTCTATCTCTATTATTCCTCCAGTTAGCCTTAATGTTGTCATGTATAGCATGGACCCCTGTCTGGCTAAATGGAAGGCTCAGTAGCCGAGCATCCGAGTGCCCACGAGGGTCCGCTCCGGTCTGTTTGACTTTAATTCCATCAGACATCTGTGCATGTCCAAAATGTATGACTGTGCTAGAAAATCTGAATGTTGGAGACTGTTGGCTAGTTCCTTCTGctcaatttcagaaattgtttctctgtaaaggaaaaaaaaaaactagcagTTTGGAGAAATGATAGATAATAGTGTGTTTTTGAAGCAGGCAGTCAGACGTTTGCTTCATTGTCTCCGTCCTGCTCTCTGAATACAGTACATCACCTCTGGTCTGAAGTCAAATCACTAAAAACGAAGCAGTTTCAACATAGCTCATGATCCTAACCTGTGAAACTGTGCGAGCATTTTCCTGCTTCCTGAAAGAAGCCCATCAACAAAGCATCCATTACATGGCGGTGGATTACCCTCTATTTGAAATCACTCAGTGAGCTAAGTCTCCCCGGCTTGCACTCAGAGGTACAGTACATGTTGGTGTAATAATCCAATAGCACAAAAAAGCCTCACTCAACGAAAAACACCTCTCCAAGAAATACCTCAACCGCAGACGACGGCGGAGGGCTTACTCAAGTCTGGCTGCCACATCGTCTCTCTTTTTATCCTCGCACAGGTGcttttttttgcccttattggAGGTGCGGTGTTTGTTTATGCCCCCGAGGAACTGGCGCTTTGACCGGGCCCGCGGTGATAGCCGCAGCTGAGGCAGCTGTTGGCTGAGGCCCAATTATAGACAGGCTTTAAAAGGCTCTGGTTGAACCGTAAAGATTTACACCGCCATCGCTCTGATCTCAGATCTGGGCTCTGTCCTCACTGTCAGGATAGGGAGATGTATCGATTAAAGACTTAACACAGGGGGCTACATCATGTGGAAtggactacacacacacacacacacacacacacacacccgagTACAGATGAAGCATTTTATTGTCGTGCATCGTCGTCAGGTGGCGTGTCATCATCTTaaatctgccttttttttaagaagGAATTGAGATGCTTTTTGGAATGAGAGGGAAAACAGAAGGACACCACCAAGAGAAAAGAGGGCGGTCTAATATCAAGACAGTGGCTATGGCGATGCAAGGAGGCGATGTAATCAGTAGGCTGATTACATCGCCTCCCTCCCTGAGATAAGAGTGGAGGGAGGTGCTTGTGTAATAAAAGTTAGCAGCTTGACTTGGTGCGACCAGCTGCCTCTGTGTGGCTAACAGCGCTCGGCAGACGTGGCCTTTGCTGATGCGGTCTGGCAGGGGCTGCTATGAAACGAACACACTGAGGCCCCTATCTTTTGTCCCTGTGGGGGCCTTGTGGTCTGTAGGGAGGGATAAGGATAACATACTGTACTGGAAGttggccctgtgtgtgtgtccatgtgagCGTATGTTTTTTTGTCGTGTTGCGGGGGGCTCAAGGGGAGTACTAATTACAGCCAGTTATCAGGTGACATGCAAATGTGTTATCGGCCTTAACTTCCTGATGTGTATCTGTACTCCCTGTAGCTGCTGTGAGTGTTGGCAGGGGAAGAGGTTGTGCCActgttttctcttttaaatGCACAGGGAAAGGGAGAATGATTTCTTTCTTGTTTCTTATTTTCTAAACCTTTTATtagacttcttcttctctcggcAGACTTTCTTACTGTATTAAGGTGCATGCATCATTGTCAACTTTcccattaaaaaagaaaaagtcaataGAATTAGAATGATCTGGCCTTAAAGCTGAGTGGGTTTTAGTTCTAGTTCATAGAGCTCTGCCTCTGTTCTCCTGGACCTGAACGCTCTGGGTTCTAATCCCATCGATATCCCATTAGCATCCCCTCTCTGGGTCCCCGCCACATGAAAGATGTGTCGGTTCCCCCTCTCTGATTCTATTGCTCTGGCAGACCGTAAGGAGGACGGCCACAATGAGCAAATGTGCTAGAGCCAAAGGGCCAACCCAAGTGTGCTCACaaatgtcctgtgtgtgtgtggtgtgtgtatgtgtgtgtgaaaaaagcTGCCACCGCCACCTCAGAGGCCCCCTAGCC
This portion of the Sebastes umbrosus isolate fSebUmb1 chromosome 17, fSebUmb1.pri, whole genome shotgun sequence genome encodes:
- the zbtb16a gene encoding zinc finger and BTB domain-containing protein 16-A, whose translation is MDLSKMGMIQLQNPNHPSALLQKANQMRLAGTLCDVVIMVDSQEFHAHRTVLACTSKMFEILFHRSSQHYTLDFLSPKTFQQILEYAYTATLQAKVEDLDDLLYAAEILEIEYLEEQCLKILETIQSSDDNDVEVNVNDGSTEEDEERKGQNGAKNSKKHSMQSPYLTSSQQVALMAGMVDQSPSVSTSFGMSNLSPTKAAVDSLMSIGQSLLQQGFGGEQLVHNSHHLMTEIKTEMMQVDMGGNGHDSPPNMESSASSNGERSGEDRNRDGPGTPTRSSVITSARGLHYVRDDVMGDPQVDVSQMGLEAMAGMTEKHLASLYALPVNHKSDALMSMPASMAASMASALPMSPALAMSMDFSAYGALLPQSFIQREFFSKLGELAVGMKPDGRNQHERCNVCGAELPDNEAVEQHRKMHSGMKTYGCELCGKSFLDSLRLRMHLLSHSAGDKAIVCDQCGAQFQTEESLEAHRQIHTGSDMAIFCLLCGKRFQTQPALQQHMEVHAGVRSYICSECNRTFPSHTALKRHLRSHTAGDHPYECEFCGSCFRDESTLKGHKRIHTGEKPYECNGCGKKFSLKHQLETHYRVHTGEKPFECKLCHQRSRDYSAMIKHLRTHNGASPYQCTICLEYCPSLSAMQKHMKGHKPEDVPPDWRIEKTYLYLCYV